TAACAATATCATGGCGTTTGCAGTAGGCAGTTCGTGTTTGGAAAGCATTTCGGCCACGAGGTTTCCCTCGTGATTTCTGCGCTATCCCTATCTGCAGAATAGTCTGCAGCCTTTTGAGACGTGCTCAGCCGCCTTCTTAGACCTGCCGTTCAGTCTAGGCCACCAGACCACCCGTACGAGAGCATGAGAGACCTAGCCACCCGTATCCCGTTTGACTTCGACCAAGCTCAGCTGCAAGTCACAATTGAGCAAGAATACTCCAATCCCATCGCCATGTTCGATGCAACACGATGAATTCCAGAGCCACCGCCGGGTCTCGGCTCTGTAAGCAACCTTGCATACATTCTTGTGTTGATCATCAGTTGAAAAATGACAGGACACACCGCTTCACGGAGTGAGAATATGAGAGCGTAGCCCGGCTGCAGTAGTTAATTAGATTCGCAGCCTTCTCTCTTGATAGACCATTAGCATATTTAACGCGGCTACCCTGCTCCTGAATCCTGTCTCTACTTGGTTCATCGGTGCCATCCCCTACAATCTGCAACTATTTTTCCTCAAGCGATCAGCGGACACAGTTTCACGAGAATCGACGTAATGATCCCTTCTCCCATTCTATTCCATACCGACCTTAGAGCGACCGACAAGACGTTTCGCCACGGTCTGCTTTCGTCCCTTTGCTTGTACCCTCTTTGCTTTCATTGATTTGACCAAGACATTCTCCGCAGAGTCGGTTTTCGCTGCCATTCTGAGCCACTCAGCCTCGTACAGAAGTAGAACGACCTTCACCTTCAGACCCTCCATAGACGGGTCATCAAGCATGATGCACAGTTCTTCGATCAAATTGAAACCGTCTGCTTGATCGAGTGATGAGGAGACCGTCGCTAGGTCTACGATGATATAAGTATTTGTACCCAAGCTCCTTAATGCTTGCCCCAAGAGCTTCAGCCAATCTTTTGGCTCCATCGTAGTATGGAATTGTGAGTATCGAGACGAAAACTCTTTTTCCGTCTTTAACGAACCGCTCCGCCGCAACGCCTGATACGTGAGATACTTTATCAGGTCCACTGCCGTTGACATAGAAGCATGGTTCGATTTGTCTAGGCTAGGCAATGCCCACAGAGTCGGCACCCTAGCTGACTCCAAAGTCTGGATGATGTCAATCCCGAAGTCTACCATCGTAGAACGCACGATAAAGGAGCCTTTGATGATAGCCAAGGAAGAATGATGGCTTAATGACCATTTTGTGAGTCTTGGGGATAACCAAAACTGATTCGTTGAGGTGTTTGCGCCTCGGCCGGAGACTCTGCGGTTTCGGCACATGAGGTGATACTTGTAACACTTTTCCGGATCCCCGAAGGTCGGCGAAAGAGTGGTCAAGACGTGTGATAGATGGAGATCTGAAAGTCGTTGATTTGTGTCTAGTTGGGCGCTTGTTTGGATAGACTGAAAGGCTGCGCACTGGTTGTAAGCACCTAAAATCACTTTGAGAAGCTAAGGACCGCCTACTTTCTACCTTGGTGATGAGGTCATTTAGTGTCAGACCCGAGGCTTCCAAGAGAGACACTATAAGGTCAAGTCTCTTTTCATGCCTCTCATTTGAGACTCTTAATCCAGAAACAAGTTGTGTAAGACCGTCAAGTTGTTGTTGATGGGACTTTTCAGCATCCTCCAGGGCGGATAGAATGCTTTTCAGCTTTCCAGAATGAGCTGTGTGCATAACACGAAGCTCGGCGTGCGAGCCTACTGTCGCCAGTTCAGTAATGTTGTCAGAAGCAACACTGATTCTCTGTAGCAAATCATCGTACTGAAGTTTGTGCGGCCGCGTAAAACTGTGGATCAAATGGCGGAGCTTAGACTCTTTACACCATGAGTGGGCAATCAGCAAAAACTCCAAGATGCAAGAATACAGATTCTCAACAGCGACTCGCATATTGGCAGTTGGGTATATTGTGGAAATAATTTTGACTCGCGAAAGTCGCACGCCAACCTCCCAGGTGGATTTGGCCACGATTTTCAGGGTCTCCGCATGATTTACCACGCTCTTCCTCTGCCGCATTAGCTCTTTTCTTGTGTGCTTCCCTTTACAATTGGATGACTCACACCAAATATCAGTTTCATAGCGCCCCATGCCAGAGACACATACTCTGGATGATGTTGAATAAAGACGTCGAAGATGGTTCCGTAATGACAGATGATCTCGGATGTTCTTTCAAGCCACCCCCTCATTGTGCTCGATGCCTTCATTGCTTCATACTTTTCGAGTGTTGCGGTCACCAAGCCTTGAAGATCTTCCATGGAATGACTCCCAGTAACTAAAGGTTTCTTCTCAAGTGTCAAGATACCACTCTGCTGGAAGTATTTCTGGACAGCCCTAAAAGCTTCTTCCGCAATACATCCGTCATCTGTCTCGGTAGTGTTAAGAAACCTCAAAGTCTTCGCAGGCCGTTGCAAACTTACCTTGCTTCCCGCCCTTGTACCATGatgatatagctatattcgTGTCCATCTGCGCCACACAGCCTTTGTATTATGAACTCACACTGTTTAGCTTTTCGTACGCATCAGGTTCGGCCTTTGTGAGAAAAGGGATGACGCGCGACGTTGCGATTACGCACGGTCTTCGACTACAGTCGATTACGCAGACTTTCAGCTCTTTGCGGGATGGCGTTGTCGCGTGGAGGTCTACTCGACCTGTTATTTGGCGTTTGGTTGGTGCTTGCGGCCGAGTTTGAAGCCTGATCAGATCAGGCTGGGCTTTTGTTTCAGGTAGAAATTACGAACATGGCCAATTAGATGATGATGCTTAAATCATCACATCGGCCTATCATGGTATCAGGCTCCAGTTAATCACAGCCATTCCTGGCGAGCTGCATGCTGTGTGACGCTGACTGCACCTCGGCAAAACCAATCCCTCTTTCCTGCCATTTCAGATTCTTTCCTAAATTTCCCCTCATCTTTCCGCTTCGTAGTGCCTACCCAAGGAGGCTAGCAACGCCTTTTACGGTCAGCATCAAGAACCGCGCACATCCATCACGCATCACATTGTACGGTGCCTCGGGTGCTCTGCCACCATCTCGACCCAGTTCAACGCACAAACATAGCACTTCAGAGTGTTATTGACTAGCATGAAGCGGCGTCGTTCGAAGCAGGTCCAACTACTCGCCCTTGACTCAACATGGCAACGGACAACGTCCATCACCGAATGGCGACAAACCCACAACCTCAAAAGTCCGTTTTACATCCCAGACTTAATCAGCAGCAACATATAGAGAACGTCAAACATCAGCCCACAGTGACAAGTGCATCTTCGATAGTCTCGACCCAGAAACTACAAGAACACTATATTAGTGCATCAGAAATGCGATCCAAGTGGGAGGGGCAAGTAAGACGGCCTGAATTCGAGGAGGTATATAGGGATCGGCCAGCATATGAAGTAATCCTATCAGGACAAGCACAACATGCACAACATGCACAAGATGCACAAGATGCAATGCGAGGCCAATACGATCCAGCTCATGCTGGGAATGATACTTCGGATGGAACTATGCCTTCAGATACCCAAGTTAACGACCGGACATCTCGAGAGACAACTCAGACACATTATACAATATCGGAAGACGAAATAGGCAAAGGATTACACAACAAATTTGCTGCACTAGCACCCAAAACAGGTGCACCTCGACGCATCGAGCCTTCGAGTCGTTTGGATACCGCGCAACCCGTTCCAACCGCATCAATAGCGCTATTTGATAACGAACATCAGTCCTCAAATTTACGCCTGAGGGTATCTGCAGCGCCAGGGCCCAGGTTGCCCATCGTCACTTTAGCATCACAACAGACATTTCGCAGCCACAGCCCATTGCCAACAGTTCCAAGACAGAAGCAGCCCGAAAGAGCTCGCTTTGAAACAACTCAGGGGACGCAAAAAATGGAACAGAGCCATGTCTATCGTTACAGCCATGCAGACGTTTCTGAGACTTCAGTTAATGCCGGTGAAGCTTGTTTGGAGTCAAGCCTTTCCTCGGGACTTGATTCGTGCGCTGCTGCCCCAAACACCTCAGAACACATTCTGATGGCTATTGCTGAAGCAGGCGAAGTCCCTAACGGAGCAATCACAGGACCTCTAAGCGCCGAAGAGACATCTTTGTTATGTTTCGATGTCATTAAAAAGATGAAGCAGCGGATTCAGCTATTAGAAGAAGCAAATGAAGAGGTTAACCGAATTTCAACGCCGCAAGTGGGTGTCAGGGTGCAGATCTTCCATCGCCTTGAAAACGAAGACACGGGCGAACATATATACCTCTTGGAACCAGAGTGGATGGTACATCAGAACGACATTCGTCTCGGTGCACGATTTCAATTAATGGACCCCGAAGGATATATCgagaaagagaaagacaTCTCATTTGTGGTCTACAAGTGTTACTCAGAAGAACATCAGATAGATGCAGTAGAAGAAGCAAGGAAGTCATCTGGGCCACTACCAAACCCGACACCGGCCTACCAGGACATACTGCTTACTTCGGAGGAAATGGTGGAAGCTATGAAGGCTTTTTTCGCGCTGCATCCGGCGTCACGTCAAGAATTTCCTAAAGTCAACACCCATGACAGATTATCAGCGCCCTTCGTATGGTGGTATCACCATCGCAGGTCAAGTAGGATTGAAAGCCTGCCGCGCTGCCAAGCCGAATTGGTAAATACGTTGGTGGATCACATCGAAGAGGCTTACGCAACGTTGTACGACAACATCGACGAGCAACTCAGCAGAGGCTATGTGTCCAACATCTCCATGGAATACCTTTTTCGGCCTGGGCAAGTCTTGATCTCATTCACGGATGGGGTCCCTCAAGGTTACATTGCATTGTCTAGTCCTTATCCCCAAGGAGATGAATCTGATGACAACTCCACTCTTCCAACGTCAAAAGGTCGAAAAGATCCCGCGGAAAAGTGCTTGTCGCAATGGACCATATCATCGCATTCAATATCCTATCGTGGAGATTTTGTTCGAGTGGTACATGAGCTCAAGATTAAGTTCGAGACGGAGATTGAGAACGGAGAGATTGATATTTCGAGCTTACCTGTCATGCCGCTTGAGTATACCTCACAGGCATTGCAGGAGAGGCTAATGCGTCGTGGCAAAACATTCTGGAAATGTCGCGAGAAAAGACTCATTTCCTATCAAGGCACAGGGCAAATTGCTAGTGTAAGTGGGTTATTTTCGGATGAGCTCTGGAGTTGAAATTTACTATCCTTCGAGCAACCCTTTGGTTAGTCTTACTAACATTCTTTAGGGGGAAAGGTTTATGATTGACTTCGAGACGTATAAAAGCTTGCATCCAAATAATCAGTACATGAATAAGAAAAAGCTCATACCAGAGCCAGGCCTGCCTACAGATGGTAGTGAACCGCACGTTCCTGAGATCTATCTCTTTCCAAATCTTGTCCCTGGCTTTGATTTGAGACGCAAGAAATGGGGTAAAGTCTTTGTGGCTTTGCATGTGAAAATACTTTACTGACCTTTCAAATAGTTGATGTTGAGGTCGACCAGATTCGGGACGTGGCCTGGAACGATCAAGCCTTCAACAGTCTGGTGGCTGATGAAGACATGAAGATGCTCATTCTTGCACTTGTAACCAACCAAATCGATGCCAAGCGAGGTACAGACGTTATCGATAACAAAGGAAACGGCCTCATTATGCTGCTTCATGGCTCTCCAGGCACCGGGAAAACATTTACAGCCGAATCTGTCGCCGAAGTAGCTAAGAAGCCTTTGTACTCGGTAACCTGCGGCGACATAGGCACGAATCCTGCCGACGTGGAGAAATATCTCGAGTCCGTCTTCCACCTCGGCAAGATTTGGGACTGCGTCGTGCTCCTCGATGAAGCCGAAGTCTTCCTCGAGCAACGTACTCTACAAGACCTCCAACGAAACGCACTTGTCTCCGTGTTTTTGCGCGCTCTAGAGTACTACGATGGGATCTTGATTCTTACGACAAACCGTGTGGGTACCTTCGACGAGGCGTTCAAGTCTCGAATTCAGCTGGCGCTCCGGTACCAAAGGTTGGAGGCCTACCAACGCAAGCAAATCTGGAAGAACTTCTTCGAGCGGCTCAAGAGCATTGGAGAGGAGGACAGCATTGACTTTGACGATGTTTCGCTGCACATAGACGAGCTGACCAAGCACCCCATGAACGGACGACAGATCCGGAATACGATCACCACCGCGCGGCAGCTCGCTAAGTTTATGGGGAAGAAGATGGTATTTTCGCATCTGCAACGAACCATTGCAATCACGAACAAGTTTGACGAGTACTTGGCTGACGTTCGGGAAGCTGATGTGGAGGAACATGGTGGAAGAGGCTTGGATGGCAGGTACTCTGACGAGTATTTTGCTCGATCTGATCAGATACGATAGTGCGACTAGCTATTCGAGTAACAATGCGGCAACTGATTGATTCCTTCTACCCTATGATCAGAGAGCTTTTTCGTTTTGGCTTCAGTGGATATCTGAATATTACGGACGCAGCCAGTAGCTGAGAACTGTCTCTGAGATCAATGCTATCTTACTCAGTAGTGGAACTATGTTGTACCCTTCACGGGAGTGTAAATTCCATTGTGGTCCACCTCGAGAGAGACGTTACTCCCCCCGGAGTCCTCAACATCGATGATCTGAAGAGTTCCATGCACTCGCTCAGTCGAAACTCCCACGTGGAACCTGGTGTATGTCCTCAACGAACTCCGATCAAACAGGTCTTTGGAACTCGCCGGCTTTACCCTCCTGTTCGCGCCCGAAATCTGACGCACGTACTCCGCCGGCCACGCCTCGGATTCAATCCGTACCGTTTCCGCAACTTCCTCAATTGTAGATCCGAGCGGTATACTGACCACTCGGTTCACCATCCACGACGGCGCTTTATCGAAGATGACAGAGCCACCATACCCGGTCGCGGTGGACATGTATTGGTACTGTAAGACAAGAGCGAGTGTTGCTTCGTAACCATAATGATGCAGTGGGATCACAATTGGAGACGCAAGACCATATGATCCGACGAGTCGTTCGGTTATTGGTAAAACGTCGGGCTGCATTCCATCGGTGTGTTGGCCCCATGTCGACGAGTACGGGGTACCGAGAGTAAAACCCTGGGGCAGCGTCCGGATGGCACATCCCCAGTTCGGCGCATAACCGCGCTCATCTCCGATATCCCGAAACCTGCGCGAGGCTTTCAAGTAGATGAATGCTGAACAAAGTCTCTCATTCACCCAAGCGGTCATTGGAAATTTGAAGAGCTGGTTTGAGACCCTGTAGTACGACATTCCGTCTGGATGATCAAGGTTAGGTGAGGGCCTTTTGGTACTGTGTAAAGAAAGTGCGATAGTATTGAAAATGTcggtgcggcggcggcagagtAGAGGCGCCAAGAATGCAGTCGAGGAGGGGCCGTTCACCCACTTTGAAGGTGTCTCTGCGAGCAGTGGCGTCATAAAGGTGATGCCTGAATTTTCGATGCGCACTCGGGCACTGGTAGTGACATGGAAAATGGGAATCACGTCGCCGGAGTACGTAAAATCTGACGGACTTGACGCGAGGAGTGACCAGCCGTCTAGGGGGCTCGGAATTTTGACCACATTCCCCTCATGCGGGTTCCCCCACGCGAAGATGGACTGGTCGTCGTTGTCCCGAATGattgcctcttgcagtctctGGAAAGCCTTGATCCCTTCCCCGTAGATGAGGGGCATGTTGACATCGAAGATTCCCAGTAGACAGTATGCAATGTCCTCAATTCGGGTTGTTGTCCTTCGTGATGCCCAACTCATCCGCTCGGCGACACTCGCGCTAGCCAAACCCCTCTCTCTCGACAAGTAAATACTTTCAATTCCCGTATTCTTCTCAATGACGCCTCGGAAGAGGGCCCTTGAACCTACAAGTGTCCAGTCTCGATCATAGAAGTCGAGAGATGACGGAGCAAGGAGCTCCTGGAGCGTCCAGCCGCGGGTGAACCACCGACTCCCCGCCAGAGTCGTCTCACACTCGTCGGTCCCAGGCTCACAGTATACTATATCGGAGAGGTATGCGAGGCAGATAGCGGCCTCCTTGTACCACCTGAACATGGAGTTGATAGCCTCAGACAGCTCACTGCTGCTGGCCTTATCGATGCAGCATGTATCGATCCAGATCCAATCATAGCCCCGCTTGTAGGCCACACGACATGCAGACTGGATCTTGATCCATCCGGCTTTGCCAGATGGACCATTTTCGAGATCTTTGAAGAGAACTTCCTCCTCCCCCCACGTATGCGACAATATGGCGTATTCGGGAACGTGGCCCTCGACGAATTCGTGAAGCGTCAACGTTTCTGTCTCGAGGAGACGCATTCTGAATGGCGGACTCAATGGCTGGGTCACAATATCGTAGCATGAGACCGCAGAGGTTCATGGACGACTACTCACGAGAAGAGGTTGAGGGGTAGTCCGTATCAGGCTATCAGCAACTGATGTCCGCTCAAGCGATGATTGGGCCATTCCGTCATTCCGTGGGGTTCATGTAAGCGCTACAGTCCTGCATGATGCCCTTGTACAACCCTGAGGTGCAATTGAGAAGCGGATGAGAGGCACTTCTTTCCATCTTGAATCAAGAGCGATTGAAACTATAGCCATGAAGACTGATTACTGAGTTAATGGAGCAGGAGGAAATGCCATGCCACTAGATACTCGAGGAAGCAAGTCAAAGAGGGAACCTTGCAAATCGCCACAAAACTTACAAACGCCCAAGATCTTGGCCATAGTGAGAGCTCACGTTAGGCAGAAGCGGTAAAAAACACCAGTTAGAGACTTCAAAGTGATCCCGGATCCAAGTGCACCGGATTAACGTCAAACACCTCATGCAAAGATACGCTGTTGATGAAGAACGTCGGTTCGGAAGGAGAAGAAACAGCTGAACCCTCAAGATTACGTAAGGCACCAGCTCTCAAAGTTCCTTCCCCTCCTCCTACAAGGTCACCAAACGGCCCAAGCTCCTGCCCGCCGGAGCTCCACGAGCTTAAGCCGCCAAAAAACAAAACGGCAAGTCAAGCCCAAGGAAGCCCGGACCCCTTTACGGCCCCTACTTCCTTCCACCCCGCCAGTCGCCCCTTGGTCCAAGCACCCGGCCCGTGCCCCTCTCCCCCCGAATAGGAAACAACGAAGAAGGGGGAATGGAAGGATGGAAAGAATGCCCCGCGACTCATGACTGGACCCCCCGCCTCAGTGACATTCTCACTAATTCCTggctaggtaaggtaggtactctTAGCATTTAATTCGAGGCAATCAATCATACTTTGCCAAGATGTGGGAATTGGGAAATGAGAAACTATATGTAG
The DNA window shown above is from Colletotrichum lupini chromosome 7, complete sequence and carries:
- a CDS encoding HET domain-containing protein, giving the protein MRLLETETLTLHEFVEGHVPEYAILSHTWGEEEVLFKDLENGPSGKAGWIKIQSACRVAYKRGYDWIWIDTCCIDKASSSELSEAINSMFRWYKEAAICLAYLSDIVYCEPGTDECETTLAGSRWFTRGWTLQELLAPSSLDFYDRDWTLVGSRALFRGVIEKNTGIESIYLSRERGLASASVAERMSWASRRTTTRIEDIAYCLLGIFDVNMPLIYGEGIKAFQRLQEAIIRDNDDQSIFAWGNPHEGNVVKIPSPLDGWSLLASSPSDFTYSGDVIPIFHVTTSARVRIENSGITFMTPLLAETPSKWVNGPSSTAFLAPLLCRRRTDIFNTIALSLHSTKRPSPNLDHPDGMSYYRVSNQLFKFPMTAWVNERLCSAFIYLKASRRFRDIGDERGYAPNWGCAIRTLPQGFTLGTPYSSTWGQHTDGMQPDVLPITERLVGSYGLASPIVIPLHHYGYEATLALVLQYQYMSTATGYGGSVIFDKAPSWMVNRVVSIPLGSTIEEVAETVRIESEAWPAEYVRQISGANRRVKPASSKDLFDRSSLRTYTRFHVGVSTERVHGTLQIIDVEDSGGSNVSLEVDHNGIYTPVKGTT